One Pseudonocardia abyssalis DNA segment encodes these proteins:
- a CDS encoding CsbD family protein, with translation MSFIDKAKHKAEEVVGEVKEKVGELTGNEKLQAEGRKDQLSGNVKQTGDSVKDAASNLGDTLRGDKS, from the coding sequence ATGAGCTTCATCGACAAGGCCAAGCACAAGGCCGAAGAGGTCGTCGGCGAGGTCAAGGAGAAGGTCGGCGAGCTGACCGGCAACGAGAAGCTCCAGGCCGAGGGCCGGAAGGACCAGCTCAGCGGCAACGTGAAGCAGACCGGTGACTCCGTCAAGGACGCCGCGTCGAACCTGGGCGACACGCTCAGGGGCGACAAGAGCTGA
- a CDS encoding Asp23/Gls24 family envelope stress response protein, with protein sequence MALTPAPDPDGRLACGRDASAVWDRAAAGEPADAHERDCPHCTAAAADARGLGALVHRMAQEQPEPPPSVLDRVMVAVRTELRPHDVLTLPSPHGPARLSRAAAASVLRHTVDAMSGVRARSCRIEQVTDTFSGEPGHAADVRITVTARFGVDLASVTARVRQMVAAAGEQALGVPVRRVDIEVVDVFGGEW encoded by the coding sequence ATGGCGCTGACCCCCGCACCCGATCCCGACGGGCGCCTGGCCTGCGGACGCGACGCCTCGGCGGTCTGGGACCGCGCCGCCGCGGGCGAGCCCGCAGACGCCCACGAGCGCGACTGCCCGCACTGCACCGCGGCCGCCGCCGACGCCCGCGGCCTCGGCGCGCTGGTGCACCGCATGGCGCAGGAGCAGCCGGAGCCGCCGCCGTCGGTGCTGGACCGGGTGATGGTCGCCGTCCGCACCGAACTGCGCCCGCACGACGTCCTCACCCTGCCCTCCCCCCACGGCCCGGCACGGCTCTCGCGCGCCGCCGCGGCGTCGGTGCTGCGGCACACCGTCGACGCCATGTCGGGGGTGCGGGCGCGCAGCTGCCGGATCGAGCAGGTCACCGACACGTTCTCGGGCGAGCCGGGGCACGCCGCCGACGTGCGGATCACCGTCACCGCCCGGTTCGGCGTCGACCTCGCGTCGGTGACCGCCCGCGTGCGGCAGATGGTCGCCGCGGCGGGCGAGCAGGCGCTGGGCGTGCCGGTGCGGCGCGTCGACATCGAGGTCGTGGACGTGTTCGGGGGCGAATGGTGA
- a CDS encoding IucA/IucC family C-terminal-domain containing protein, whose amino-acid sequence MVTDVRAVLADVGRLSPFFLVGTDPAAAAEPGWRPLRDLYTDPRPLRDRIAHVRRALDSDDRVAASITFQGLAALVLSPSLAAVAVHGVLPHLGPDVLHWRPAEAGPWALWCPDPSGEVVADGADALAGALFDGHLGPLIAAVRAQVPISERLLWGSVASSVAAGKRLIGVERPEIADRAARIAERLLDTGPLAGTGERRAPTGPDHGWSFRRRSCCLFYRVRDGGLCGDCVLNRDR is encoded by the coding sequence GTGGTGACCGACGTGCGGGCCGTGCTGGCGGACGTGGGACGGCTGAGCCCGTTCTTCCTCGTCGGGACCGACCCGGCCGCCGCTGCGGAACCCGGGTGGCGGCCGCTGCGCGATCTCTACACCGACCCGCGGCCCCTGCGTGACCGGATCGCGCACGTCCGGCGCGCTCTCGACAGCGACGACCGGGTCGCGGCGTCGATCACGTTCCAGGGGCTCGCCGCGCTGGTCCTGTCGCCGTCGCTGGCCGCCGTGGCGGTGCATGGCGTGCTCCCCCACCTGGGTCCCGACGTCCTGCACTGGAGGCCGGCGGAGGCCGGGCCGTGGGCCCTGTGGTGCCCGGACCCCTCGGGCGAGGTCGTGGCGGACGGCGCCGACGCGTTGGCCGGGGCCCTGTTCGACGGGCACCTCGGGCCGCTGATCGCGGCGGTGCGGGCGCAGGTGCCGATCTCGGAGCGGCTGCTGTGGGGGAGCGTCGCGTCGTCGGTGGCCGCGGGGAAGCGGCTGATCGGGGTGGAACGGCCGGAGATCGCCGACCGGGCGGCCCGGATCGCCGAACGCCTGCTGGACACCGGGCCGCTGGCCGGCACCGGTGAGCGGCGCGCCCCGACCGGGCCCGACCACGGATGGTCGTTCCGCCGCCGGTCCTGCTGCCTGTTCTACCGCGTACGCGACGGGGGGCTGTGCGGCGACTGCGTGCTGAACAGGGACCGCTAG
- the tig gene encoding trigger factor, whose protein sequence is MKSTVERLSPTRVRIAVEVPFDELKPDFDRAYKKIAQQVSVPGFRKGKVPARIIEARLGRGVVLDEVVNAAVPTKYSEAVSAAEEKVTPIGRPDIEVTEIADGEHLSFTAEVDVRPELTLPELDTLTVTVDDVEVTDADVDEQLENLRARFGTLAGVDRAAATDDFVLIDLSATVDGVAVEEATTSGFSYQVGQGGLIDGLDEAVQGMSADDEKTFTTKLVAGEYADKDAEVTVKVTAVKERTLPDADDEFAQLASEFDSLDELTADLRERMARVKRMEQVSQARDKVLDALVDGTEVPLPESIVAAEVESTTHDAIHGFEHDEEKFAAQLESDGSSREQFDAETREEAEKSVRTRLVLDALADAEQVSVNDQELTERIVYQAQQYRMPPEEFVRRIQEAGQLGAIYADVRRTKALIAAVRAATVTDASGATIDLSDLLGDEDDGIEVTEVPGEVVETEDAAEADAAEADAAEVEAPEADAAESTEDKASGSS, encoded by the coding sequence GTGAAGAGCACCGTTGAGCGCCTGAGCCCGACGCGGGTCCGGATCGCCGTCGAGGTGCCCTTCGACGAGCTCAAGCCGGACTTCGACCGTGCGTACAAGAAGATCGCGCAGCAGGTCTCCGTACCCGGGTTCCGCAAGGGCAAGGTCCCCGCGCGGATCATCGAGGCGCGCCTCGGCCGGGGTGTCGTCCTCGACGAGGTCGTCAACGCCGCCGTCCCGACCAAGTACTCCGAGGCCGTCTCCGCGGCCGAGGAGAAGGTCACGCCCATCGGGCGCCCGGACATCGAGGTCACCGAGATCGCCGACGGCGAGCACCTCTCGTTCACCGCCGAGGTCGACGTCCGCCCCGAGCTGACGCTGCCCGAGCTCGACACCCTCACCGTCACCGTCGACGACGTCGAGGTCACCGACGCCGACGTCGACGAGCAGCTGGAGAACCTGCGCGCGCGCTTCGGCACGCTCGCGGGCGTCGACCGGGCCGCGGCCACCGACGACTTCGTGCTGATCGACCTGTCCGCCACCGTCGACGGCGTCGCCGTCGAGGAGGCCACCACCAGCGGGTTCTCCTACCAGGTGGGCCAGGGCGGCCTGATCGACGGCCTCGACGAGGCCGTGCAGGGCATGTCGGCCGACGACGAGAAGACCTTCACCACGAAGCTCGTGGCCGGCGAGTACGCCGACAAGGACGCCGAGGTCACCGTCAAGGTCACCGCGGTCAAGGAGCGCACGCTCCCCGACGCCGACGACGAGTTCGCGCAGCTGGCCAGCGAGTTCGACTCGCTCGACGAGCTCACCGCCGACCTGCGCGAGCGCATGGCCCGCGTCAAGCGCATGGAGCAGGTCTCCCAGGCCCGCGACAAGGTGCTCGACGCGCTGGTCGACGGCACCGAGGTGCCGCTGCCGGAGAGCATCGTCGCCGCCGAGGTCGAGTCCACCACGCACGACGCGATCCACGGCTTCGAGCACGACGAGGAGAAGTTCGCCGCGCAGCTCGAGAGCGACGGCAGCAGCCGCGAGCAGTTCGACGCGGAGACCCGCGAGGAGGCCGAGAAGTCGGTCCGCACCCGCCTCGTCCTCGACGCGCTCGCCGACGCCGAGCAGGTCAGTGTCAACGACCAGGAGCTCACCGAGCGCATCGTCTACCAGGCCCAGCAGTACCGGATGCCGCCCGAGGAGTTCGTGCGCCGCATCCAGGAGGCCGGTCAGCTCGGCGCGATCTACGCCGACGTGCGCCGCACCAAGGCCCTGATCGCCGCGGTCCGCGCGGCCACCGTCACCGACGCGTCCGGCGCCACGATCGACCTGTCCGACCTCCTCGGCGACGAGGACGACGGCATCGAGGTCACCGAGGTGCCCGGCGAGGTCGTCGAGACCGAGGACGCCGCCGAGGCCGACGCCGCCGAGGCCGACGCCGCCGAGGTCGAGGCCCCCGAGGCGGACGCCGCGGAGTCCACCGAGGACAAGGCATCCGGCAGCTCCTGA
- a CDS encoding Asp23/Gls24 family envelope stress response protein produces MVTGTPKVRVRVGDAVVARVAAHRARRVPGVVALRADLTQALLGLADSVLHPDRDTGALPADGVHAAVQDHTAEITITLATRLGHNCRDVAQAVQREVAAEVAAYTGLDAVVRVVVAEVLLD; encoded by the coding sequence ATGGTGACCGGGACCCCGAAGGTCCGGGTGCGGGTGGGCGACGCGGTCGTCGCGCGGGTGGCGGCGCACCGCGCCCGCCGGGTCCCCGGCGTCGTCGCCCTGCGCGCCGATCTCACCCAGGCCCTGCTCGGCCTCGCCGACTCCGTCCTGCACCCCGACCGGGACACCGGGGCACTACCCGCCGACGGCGTGCACGCCGCGGTGCAGGACCACACCGCCGAGATCACGATCACCCTCGCCACCCGGCTCGGCCACAACTGCCGCGACGTGGCGCAGGCCGTGCAGCGCGAGGTGGCCGCCGAGGTGGCCGCGTACACCGGCCTCGACGCGGTGGTGCGCGTCGTCGTCGCCGAGGTGCTGCTCGACTAG
- a CDS encoding RNA polymerase sigma factor, whose translation MTRADLAVAAPPVREAPVLDELDVLDEQTLVVRAQEGDARAFETLARRHQDALYRLAVRVMGDPAEAEDALQEALLDAWRRIGRFRGESAFSTWMYRIVTNRCLGMLRKRRPIPVEEVEAPAPAHDSPERAAERDAGMAALHRAIAALPDDLRVCWVLREMEGQGYTEIAEITGATEDAVRGRIHRARTKLAGAMRSWR comes from the coding sequence GTGACCCGGGCCGACCTCGCCGTCGCCGCTCCCCCGGTCAGGGAGGCGCCGGTGCTCGACGAGCTCGACGTGCTCGACGAGCAGACGCTCGTCGTGCGTGCCCAGGAGGGCGACGCGCGGGCGTTCGAGACGCTGGCCCGTCGCCACCAGGACGCGCTCTACCGGCTCGCGGTGCGCGTGATGGGCGACCCGGCCGAGGCCGAGGACGCGCTGCAGGAGGCGCTGCTCGACGCGTGGCGGCGGATCGGCCGGTTCCGCGGCGAGTCGGCGTTCTCGACGTGGATGTACCGCATCGTCACCAACCGCTGCCTGGGCATGCTGCGCAAGCGCCGCCCGATCCCGGTCGAGGAGGTCGAGGCGCCGGCCCCGGCGCACGACTCGCCCGAACGCGCCGCCGAGCGCGACGCCGGGATGGCCGCGCTGCACCGGGCCATCGCCGCCCTCCCCGACGACCTGCGCGTCTGCTGGGTGCTGCGGGAGATGGAGGGCCAGGGCTACACCGAGATCGCCGAGATCACCGGGGCCACCGAGGACGCCGTGCGCGGCCGGATCCACCGGGCCCGCACGAAGCTGGCGGGGGCGATGCGGTCATGGCGCTGA